In Streptomyces qaidamensis, one DNA window encodes the following:
- a CDS encoding ABC transporter substrate-binding protein, with translation MRIRTTAAIAAVSSLALLTGCGAADMTKQASPFANAQGAKTVTLSVQSWVGAQSNVAVAQYILEHELGYRVDTVQVDEVPAWDALSQGRVDALLEDWGHPEQEQRYVKDKKTIAPGGDLGVTGHIGWYVPTYFAKKHPDVTNWKNLNKYADQFRTPESGSKGQLMDGSPSYVTNDKALVKNLKLDYKVVFAGSEAAQITQMRQFAKEKKPFLTYWYTPQWLFKKVPMTEVKLPPYKEGCDADPEKVACAYPHTPLQKYLNADFAKSGGKAAAFLKKFKWTTEDQNEVSLMIADQKMTPEDAAKKWVDSHKSTWKKWLS, from the coding sequence TGAGCTCCCTGGCGCTGCTCACCGGCTGCGGCGCCGCCGACATGACCAAGCAGGCCTCGCCTTTCGCCAACGCGCAGGGCGCCAAGACCGTGACCCTGTCCGTGCAGTCCTGGGTGGGCGCACAGTCCAACGTGGCCGTCGCCCAGTACATCCTGGAGCACGAGCTGGGCTACCGCGTCGACACCGTCCAGGTCGACGAGGTGCCCGCCTGGGACGCCCTCAGCCAGGGCCGCGTCGACGCGCTCCTGGAGGACTGGGGCCACCCCGAGCAGGAACAGCGGTACGTCAAGGACAAGAAGACGATCGCGCCCGGCGGCGACCTCGGCGTCACCGGCCACATCGGCTGGTACGTCCCGACGTACTTCGCCAAGAAGCACCCGGACGTCACCAACTGGAAGAACCTCAACAAGTACGCCGATCAGTTCCGCACCCCGGAGAGCGGCAGCAAGGGCCAGCTGATGGACGGTTCGCCGTCCTACGTCACCAACGACAAGGCGCTGGTGAAGAACCTGAAGCTGGACTACAAGGTGGTGTTCGCCGGGTCCGAGGCCGCGCAGATCACGCAGATGCGGCAGTTCGCCAAGGAGAAGAAGCCCTTCCTCACCTACTGGTACACGCCGCAGTGGCTGTTCAAGAAGGTCCCGATGACCGAGGTGAAGCTGCCGCCCTACAAGGAGGGCTGCGACGCCGACCCGGAGAAGGTCGCCTGCGCCTACCCGCACACGCCGCTGCAGAAGTACCTCAACGCCGACTTCGCGAAGAGCGGCGGCAAGGCGGCGGCCTTCCTGAAGAAGTTCAAGTGGACGACCGAGGACCAGAACGAGGTCTCCCTGATGATCGCCGACCAGAAGATGACGCCGGAGGACGCGGCGAAGAAGTGGGTGGACAGCCACAAGTCCACGTGGAAGAAGTGGCTGTCCTGA
- a CDS encoding isocitrate lyase/PEP mutase family protein: MTGKAGVFRALHHHRTPGDPLVLPGPWDAASARVFAESGFPALATPSAGVAASLGYEDGQVPADEMFAAVARIARAVDVPVSADVEGGYGLAPKELVERLLEAGVVGCNLEDSEGGVLKEPRAHADWLAEVREAAGDRLFVNARIDTFSRGVDDPGPAIERAALYVAAGADCVYPIGAPPEILPLLRAGIQGPVNVGAPVDGGPSPAELGARGATRITFGPGLQRRAARALREIAGLLVR, from the coding sequence ATGACGGGCAAGGCCGGTGTGTTCCGCGCCCTGCACCACCACCGGACGCCCGGCGATCCGCTCGTGCTGCCCGGGCCGTGGGACGCGGCCAGTGCGCGGGTGTTCGCCGAGTCCGGGTTCCCCGCGCTCGCCACGCCCAGCGCCGGGGTCGCCGCCTCGCTCGGCTACGAGGACGGGCAGGTCCCGGCCGACGAGATGTTCGCGGCGGTCGCCCGGATCGCCCGGGCCGTCGACGTGCCCGTCTCCGCGGACGTGGAGGGCGGCTACGGGCTCGCTCCGAAGGAGCTCGTGGAGCGGCTGCTGGAGGCGGGGGTGGTCGGCTGCAACCTGGAGGACTCCGAGGGCGGGGTGCTCAAGGAACCGCGGGCCCACGCCGACTGGCTGGCCGAGGTGCGGGAGGCGGCCGGTGACCGGCTGTTCGTCAACGCCCGCATCGACACCTTCTCCCGCGGTGTCGACGATCCCGGCCCGGCCATCGAGCGGGCCGCGTTGTACGTCGCCGCCGGGGCCGACTGCGTGTACCCGATCGGGGCCCCGCCGGAGATCCTGCCGCTGCTGCGGGCCGGCATCCAGGGGCCGGTCAACGTGGGGGCGCCGGTCGACGGTGGCCCCTCACCCGCCGAACTCGGCGCGCGAGGGGCCACCCGGATCACCTTCGGGCCGGGACTCCAGCGGCGGGCCGCCCGGGCCCTGCGGGAGATCGCCGGCCTGTTGGTGCGGTGA